The Pyrus communis chromosome 8, drPyrComm1.1, whole genome shotgun sequence region CCTGTAGTCATGTCCTTAATTAGCTACAAATCCGAATTACAATTAGAACATATTTGCATCTGTAAGCATCCAACCCTTTAACcctaagaaaaattaaaatttaattaaactgaCAGGAGACTGAAAACATTACATAAAAAAGGACATACCCAGAGGCGCTGCAGATTCGGGCATTCGCTAACAAGCTTTACAAGATCCGGGCTTTGAATATTGGAATAACTCAAATTTAGTGATGTTAGCCCAGGGCAGATAGAATAAATAGCTGTAAGATACGGTGGTACCACATCCCAAAATCCAGATAGGCTCTTGAGTTCCTTGCATCTTGAGAAGGCACCTGATAGGATTGTGAAGATATCAGGCCGCAACTCAGCCGAGTACGCCCCTGTGCCTAACTCAGTCAGTCTAGGTGCCTGGCGAAGTAGATTGGCTAGCCTGTCAAGAGGCACAGAACGATTGAGCCGGAGACTCCTCAGGTTGGGACACCTACCCACCAGGCGCTCCAGGGCAGAGAAACTCAACTCGGACCCTAGACATGCAATGTTGAGGGAAACAAGTGATGTGTACGTATCAGGAAAATGGCTGAGCCAATGCCCACTCAGGTCCTCCACATCACTCTCATGCAAGTCCAGCTCCTGCAGATTCCTGCATCAGCAAAGCGAAAGAGTGCATCCATAAGACAAGGTATATCTCACAATTTAAGccaaaaaaataatgaagaaaaatttactAAATTAAGCAATTGAATAGAACAAAACAAGACTACCTACAAAAACTAGATTACCGATAATAATTAGCAACTCATCAAATGACGGCAACTAGACTTCTAAATTTGTTCAACTTTTATACAAACTAAAGTTTACAAAAAAAGtaagttttctatttttcactGAACCATCACCACCACACAAAAGTTCACACTTCTTTCCAAACCCAGCATTCTTACAAGTAAAAAACATCACCGCTACGAGTAATCtcccaaaagcaaaagcaaaaaaaatgagaaactaGATCAAAAGAATCTTCGAGTagcaaagaaaaatagaatCTAGTGGTAAGAAAACAAAAGTAATCCACACAAcatccaaaattttgaaaacaaccTCACATCCACGGTACTCCATATCAAACAAAGTAGCCCAGATAACAAGAAAGTAAAAAGTAACCCAATTGATCTTGACTAGATTTTGCAAATTAACCATTCACATAACAAGAAGTCCCCACTCAGATCTATCAGAacaaaagcagaaaataaataattcggATCCAAGTATGGTAACCAACTGGGACTACCCAAAACTGGGAAATCAAATCCTGCAAACCACCAATAAAGGCAACAATGTGCAGCTCAAAACCCACCAAATCAGATCTCTTTACACACATTTACAGACTTAACACTCCTCACAGAGCAAACATGTTCAAATACAAAATCGAGGGCAAGAAATTGAGCATTTTTAAATCATGGGTGTTCTACTATTCGAGCAATCCCAGTTCATGTGCTCGTGCTGTAAGAGTAGAGTGAAGAAATCTCACTCAACAAAACTcgaaagattcaaactttaatGCTTTCGAACTCTTAAATCATCCTCAGCAACCAAAAGGAACCCACAAATCGTTCAAATAAACAAAGTAACATAGAAACTAATCGAACCCGAAATTTACAGCTAAAGTAACACAGAACAAGCAAAGCTCAAGCTTTCATTTCCCAAACACACTGCAAAGCAAAGATACAGAAGCAAAGCGAGAAACCTGCAATTGGCAGCAATGGCGGCGAGCCCGTCAGTACTGAACCCCTCACAGGACGAAAGCACGAGGAGCTTGAAATTCTTGAAGGACTTGGCAATCAGCTCCAAGGTCTCGTCGGTGACGACCATCCTCTTGAGCTTGATCTCTTCGAGCCAAGGGTAGGCGCTGGCCATGGCGGCGATCCAGGGGTACACGTACCCACCCCAACCGTCGGGGACCAGATTGAAGTCGGCGAAGTGAGGCTTTCCCTTGAGCTCGATGGATCTAATGTCCGGGAACCGCCTGATCACCATCCTAGGGCTGACAGCGTAGCAGTTCCCGATGAAAATCCGCCGCCTGCACCACCGTTCGATCTCGTACCACGACTTGCTCACCGTCGAGATCGAGTTCCGGTCCTGGTCCGTCTGTATGAATGAGAACACGTGCTCCAGCACCTCCTCGGGAAACGAGTTCGCCATTTTCGGCATTTCCCGCAGCTCAATCTGGTCCAAGAGCACTAAAATGACGTCGCTCTTCCGACTTCTCTGGATTCGAAACAGCTGGAGAAACAGCGAAACAGAGAAGGAGAAACGAAGCAGGGGGGGTGAAACTGCGTCGTTTAGATTAGATCTGAGGCTCCATTAACGAGCTCATTCGTTGCAGAGTtgcagaggagagagaaagtatAGAGAAAgagaagtgagagagagaaagagaaagaggatAAGGATTTTATGTTGAGCTGGAGTGAGGTTAGATTTTAACCGGGGTTAAATATAGTGGTGGGGTTCTGTGCGACTGATGCTGGTTAACGGTTGAGATGACAATACCTGTGGGGTGGGAGTTGAGAGCCGTTGGATTGCGCGGTGGCAGTGGGGTGGTCTTATCCGCTGGGCGACCAAGTGCAGCCGCAGAAAACGGGTGTACGCAAAGGGGGTGGAGCCCGGGGGGTGTCTTAAGGCAAACGAAGATTTTGGAGTACAAATTATCTGTGGAAATAGGGCACAATTCCTTTAAATCTTATAAACGTCacgttaattaataattttatctCGTTTATTTGTTGATTGAACACGTGTTCATGTGGTTTTCAAAATGCGACAAATAATGTATGAAACCTACGTTAATTAACGGTTTCACTTTTTGTCAAACtgattttatttcatttgttgTTTATTGAATTCATCACGCGTCACATCATGTGATATTGAATTGTAGTACAAATATGTTTAAGCCTAATGGTATTCGAGGGAATGAATTGGGTTGAATTATATAATAGATCAGTCTTTGTTATCTATCCATTACGTCTAACTTTTAAGTGGAGAACACCACTAATTTGTAATGCAACTGGTCGTTGCTTGACTATTTAGAACTACAAAACTAATACGTTTGTCAACATATTATGTAATACATACTTGTCTCGAATGCAATACTAGGTTCGCTCCTATTATCTCGTTTTCTTATACAAGGAGCAATGAAATGGTGGAATCGAACTCTTATAACATAAAATGTACAAATATGAATACCACTCTTAACCAATCAGGTAAAACCGTAACCAATTATCTAGGACAAGATGAAATAGggttgattttcatttttttctgtaACATAACATGTTGTCTAGCTGGATAATCAAGCGCTCTACCAAATTAAATAGTACTAAGATAATTTAAAACCAACCCAAATTAATCTTCAATGGGAGGTAGGAACCATCATACAAAACCAATCTATGGAGTTGTGTTAATGGAAGCATATAGCACCAAACTTTGTTTTGCATGCAAAGATTAGATGGGTTATAAgccattttttcaatttttggtacACGTCTTAACCTACTTTGATTTCTTAATTGGATTGTTTATGTCAACTATAGTTGAAAAAAGAgacaaaatttgggttttctttCTTCCGGAGATTATTAGACGAGACATGCTATTGGAAGTTCAAAAATACATCGTCGCCGTCAACTGTTTAATAGTCATACTATTATCACATGGAATTACTTATTTACGTGTGTATGATAGAAGTGAAAAAGATGATTGATATATTAAGTAAAATAAATtcatgtgttataatataagtaaaTTGGTAATCAATCATGTactggtgcagaaaatggacgGATGTATATTGGGGCCAAGGTGGTCCCAGGACCACCTGGAGTTTGAAAAATATACGTATGAAGGTCTTCTGAGGACTCTGAATGTTTGGTAAGAGCTTGTTTTGTGTGTGAACAAGTGTTTGATGTAATCTCTACTAACATATCTTGACAATTGCATTGACAATACTCGATAATACTCAACAATTGCATCGACAACGCTAAATAGATGACTCATCAGATTGCTCCAATATATGAAAGATATTGGCATATGCACAATATAATTTGGCTGACGACAACAAGCCCACCAAGTACTTGACAAAACTGTTTCGGTGAATAACTGAATCTATTTTTTGCGCTCTATTTATATCTAAAAATCTAAAATATTTAACACTGGTCCTCAAAATTTGAATCTTGAATCCCTCATTAGTGTAAAACACCAAAAATTCATTTGCTTTTAAGAATACCtacatataaaataataatgctaATAGTATCATTACTTATTAGTGAACTTTATCGAAAAGCTCCCGgtaatgttcattttaacgaaaaatcatatttttacattaaaaaatcaattatggtgttatttactttaccatttattttatccttatcgttaaaacttaaaattttcaaactgtTTTCATTAATTTCCTTTACTTATTATCCAACCAATAGAATGGTCAATGATGGGCAGAAATTTTGTTCAAATGTACAACAAACAACTGCACGTTGCATCTTAATCAAGTCCGTACGATGTGGCCTTTTCCCAGTGTACTGTCCGATGGTAATATATAGTTATATAAATGGGTAACATTACTCACCCATAAAAGCATTTAGTTAATTTACTTTTTTACCCATAAACGGTGAGCACCCCTACAGGTTCACCCAGGGCCGCGTACGTACTTTTACATGGGCCTTCtcacaaaaatttaaattctgaGTGTACGAAATTGCCCGCTTTAGAATGCCACCCAATTACATTCGTTCCCATGTATACGAGGGGTACTATTGTCAATATAAAAGGACATGGTATTATTTGGATCCACTGCCTCGGCATGAACTCAATGAGACGTGTCCCTTTTAATGTCGACTTAAAATCGGGTGTATTTTAGTTCACTGGCCTTAGTAAAAATCTGATAAACGAATTGTGTTTATTGtgtttatgttaaacatgttaTTTTATCGGATTATATCGTGTTAAATCTattattttaatagatttttaacaaatgaccAAATAATGACTTGATTCGTTAACATGTCGTGTTGTTGGTACCATGCAAACAAATCATACAAGAAATTGTTATATCTAATGTCTAGATCTTACAAACGATATGCTATAAAGTGTTAATAGGTGCCTCAATAATGAACGGACTAGTTAACGAGTGATCTGATAACAATCTGATTCAATTAACGGTGACTTAATAACGATCCGACTCTTTAATTGCCGATCCGAAACTTGTTATTTTTGTCTTGAGTTAACAAATCGTGCAAAAAAATATCATCTCTTCAAGCGGTGCTAATACTCATCATTCTACTTATTAttattggatgaatttaaattttaagattttggTGTGTTTACTTAACATATCAATTTATCTAATGACGATCATTACTATCACTTGAGATAAATAGGATAGTGAGCATCACCATCACTTGAAAATGATAAGTGAAAATATTTCCTTTAAAATCGACGGCCCAGAATTGGTGCTTGCCAAGAGAAGATCTCAGCCCTTGGTTCGAGCTcgtgtttattcaaaattatcttattaaaaaaaggaaaaaagcgTTTCGAAAAAatgtatattttgaaaattcgCTCAGAAACTTAGGTCATAAtaagttaattatttttttaatccaatagTTTAATGGTGAGCTGGCCTGCACGTAAAGTTGATTTTCATTGGTGAAAAATcgtgaaaaataattaattagttataaaATCAAAGGAATTAATTATTAACCCCACGCATGGTTCTCCGAGAATCTCTCCTCTTCTCGAGTGTACTCAGCTGCATATATTTTTGCCCACTTATTCCACGATCATATTAATGTTGatattttattcaaattatattacataaatttgatatttgaaaataaataaataaataaagtttagTTGATGCCTTCATCACggtatgcatttttttttaaagctagGAAGACTTAAAAAATGATTTCAGCTTTCCTCTAACAACGATTATGTAATTCACTAATACTGGAAGCTGAGTTTAAGACGTGCCGTATGAAGTACTGACTTGAAATTCGTCTTTAACCACTGAACCTCCAATTTCGTTTCAAATAGTTTCTCTAAGACCAATTCTAGGATtcctcaaaaaataaataaataaaccaattCTAAGAGATATAAATAatagaatttgttttttttataaaaagaaagatCAACTCTACACCTTCTTCGGTGCAGATGTAGAATTATAATATTCCAATCTTATGACTTTGTTTTAATGTTTCGGTCTCAATGGTTGATGGTATATTCTTCTGAACCACCATTAGGTGATCTAGTGATTTTGAAACGAAATTCAGACTCGTACAGCATATTTGAGGTGTAAATTCTAACATTGGTGAATCACACAACGGTGATCAAGAAAATGCTGAAATACCTCTGTGGGTCTTCCAAACTTCTAAGAGAATAAATTGTCGTAGCAAAAACATCATCTAatccttttaaaaatataaatatttttctgtattttttattatctttacCTACTAAGGTTACGAtgcattattttttgtttacacCCACAAATGAAGTTGCAGTCCGATGTCGATGATTAATTAGAGAAGAACATTTAATGCAGAGGCAGTGGCAGTACTCGTATGAGCAAACCAAAATTTGTGACAGCCGAGCGAAAATATGCATGCCGGCACATAAAGCTACATACGAGTCATTGTTATTAGATAGCTTAACatgttataattttgaattGTCCTAGTCAATGAGCATCAATCAAGGTTAATGACATAGTTTAAATGTTGGTTGGTAGATAACATGCACGTTAAATTATCGAAAGTTAGGTGAAAAATTGTCACATAAAGATAATACACATCGAACTATTAATTCTAATTGTGTTActgtaaaacaaaaatatttacataGCAATTTGTCCTATTTAGATACTCAAGATCGAGAAGTATATTATGTATAGATGTTGTTCATATATGAAACTTGTGCATTTTCTTGCAACAAGTTGGGTCATTCGTTTGTTTATACATTATAGATTTAGAAGGTTATTATTGCATCAGATAGTCTAGCATATTACGTTATCAAACTATTGAAGTGAATCAAACAAGTTTTACGATATagtttaaattgttaattgatAGATAATATGCATGCTAGATTGTCTAAGATCAAGTGAAAGATCGCCTAAATTAGTAAAATATTCAATTGATCGGTCTATTGATCCTAACTATGTTGCTCTAAGCAAATATTTTCATTGAGCAGTTCATCTTATTCAAATATTCGCGACAAAAAAGTATTGTTCATATAGTTTTGGTTCATATATAGGAAACTTGTATATTTTCTTGTAGCACGTAGGGTCGAGTAGGGTTTTCAATATCCGAACTATGAGCATTTTCAATTAAGTTCTTTATGATAAAAGGGGTATATAAAAATGTAGGCCCTTAGCTTACATGTATAAGTGTAGGTCCCTATCCATAGCTacgcacctttttttttttttttcactatcaACTTTATTATTGTCACATAGGTCACAGATTTTTATCTCCTCTTCTACTGTTTTTTCCTTTCCCTCGTTGGCAAAATTAACTTAGCACaggaaattatttttttaatcgtcatatcaaatgaattaaagagaTTAAATGATAAGAATTAACCAGGTATGTgtaaatgataaaaaaagacGTGTAGATAGTACAATCCTagataaaacaattaaattaatcTAACAATAATGCAATATTTCAACATTTTTCTGATGTTCCAATCCACAATATTTGGAATCCGAGATATTTGAAGGTCGCACTGATCATTcacttttattaataaaaaaaaaccccttaaCCGTAAACTTTGACGCTTCACTTTCAACTTTGGGATATGATTTGAAAAATGTAACACCAACTTGCAAAAGTAATTAAACACTAACTTGCAAATGATGAGATGTGTCAAGACTCAAGAGCAATCCCTAATGAAATTTAAGGAAACACTACTAGGGAATTAATGGCAATAATATTACCCAAGGCCATCATTTCATGTGCCATTATTTCAATGATAACTTGTTCCCATCAACTGATACTGATTCATATCATATATATTACCATTCACTTGATGGAAACCCTAAGTTCGATTTGTTAATTAATCACCTTTGTGTATTAGCATTTCTTATTAATTAGTAACTAAAGATGAGTACTTTTTAATTAGCTAAAGCAAAAGccacctctctttctctctctctctctctctctctctctaatattCCATGTACAATTACTTGTACATGCAATTACCACCCAAAAGTCTAAACAGTATGCCTTATATGATTGATCACCTAATTGTGCCTTCGGTAGCTGAAAAATCAAGCATCTAGCTAGAGCGGTGGCTAGCAATTGGCCACCAAATAGAAAATGAAGCAAACTTTTGTTGACTACAGTTTGAAAAAAGAATAAAGGTTGATGTGTCCATTTCTCCGTTTAGATGGCGGGTGGTGGTTGTTATTTTATGTTGTACTCATGCTTATGATTTGACACTGTTTTTTTGTAACAAACGTTTAATCCACTCACATGCGTTCTTTTACTTTGATTACTTCACTTTATGACTTTGTCACATTTCGAATCTGGGTATGGCTCCCACACTAAATCAGTGAGTATtaaaattattatgatttttgaCTTCTTTTTGTCCATTAACATATATAAATAGTTACAAATTATATGAGTCGCACATtatttatatcttttttttttttttttttgaaactgagaatgtgtgcatttttcataattttaaaaagttgtaCTCCATATTGTGGatcaaataatacaaacaaataaaacagaaaaactTCTAAATTAATGTGAACAAATCAAGACTGCTAAAATGTGTCCAAAAATAAGGATGCCGACAGTTTCAAATGATGATTGTGTTCTTGTAGCCTTCAACATATTGGCATAAAATACGCAGATTGattctctacaaaaaaaaaaaaaaaagaagaagaagaagatgcaaaATCTGCTGCCCATTAAATCCTAAATCTACAAACCAGGCAAAAGAAGAAGCTCACATCATTAGTTTTCGTCTTGCTCATACCCAAGATTGAAGAACACATTCGGGTTAATCGGGAGTTGGCTCCTCACCGATATTCTGGTTTCACCTCAcaccaaaaatatattttcaaaaaatgaacGTGAATAGTTGAACTCAGACAAATTTCTGTTCTCTCCAAGTCCTCACTTTTCAATTCACGATCTTTTGATTGTTAAGAGACATATAAGGACCGCTACTATAAAGAGTACTGCACCCTTGGTTGTGAAATATTGATTACTTGTTAACCTTGTAGATGTGAATTACGTGAAAGTAGGAAACTCCGAATTCAAGAGTCGCCGTGATTGTCTAAGGATTCACTGTGATTCATTAGTATCCTTACACACTAGGCTACCCTTCTTCGAGAGCTCAACGGGACCACCTACCACTGGTCTTCGCCCGGAGGGGTTTATTGCACAAAAACGCCGGGACGCGGGATGATTATACAACTTTGAAAAGGGTAGTTTGCCATTTAGAGAAAAggcatatataattaatttgaaGCTGCCATATAACTAGAGGATAAAGCTTTCTAATAGCATA contains the following coding sequences:
- the LOC137742448 gene encoding protein TRANSPORT INHIBITOR RESPONSE 1-like yields the protein MPKMANSFPEEVLEHVFSFIQTDQDRNSISTVSKSWYEIERWCRRRIFIGNCYAVSPRMVIRRFPDIRSIELKGKPHFADFNLVPDGWGGYVYPWIAAMASAYPWLEEIKLKRMVVTDETLELIAKSFKNFKLLVLSSCEGFSTDGLAAIAANCRNLQELDLHESDVEDLSGHWLSHFPDTYTSLVSLNIACLGSELSFSALERLVGRCPNLRSLRLNRSVPLDRLANLLRQAPRLTELGTGAYSAELRPDIFTILSGAFSRCKELKSLSGFWDVVPPYLTAIYSICPGLTSLNLSYSNIQSPDLVKLVSECPNLQRLWVLDYIEDVGLNALAESCKDLQELRVFPSDPFVVEPNVSLTEQGLVSVSEGCPKLRSVLYFCRQMSNDALITIARNQPNFTCFRLCIIEPKIPDYLTLQPLDVGFGAIVENCKNLRRLSISGLLTDRVFDYIGTYGKNLEMLSVAFAGDSDLGLHHILSGCDNLRKLEIRDCPFGDKALLANAAKLETMRSLWMSSCSVSYGACKLLGQKLPRLNVEVIDERGHPESRPENSPVEKLYIYRSVAGPRFDMPGFVWTMDKDSTLRIT